One window of the Actinomyces procaprae genome contains the following:
- a CDS encoding DivIVA domain-containing protein: MSDMFPKVGLLKQGYRVEQVDVYFETAHEIYDAGELAEMDSEGVRTVAFDIVHGGYRPDAVDAALDRLEAAFLQRRRAEYVAANGRKAWMDQVAQLATTLYPRLLRPAGERFAPASRQGYDKEAVDALMDRIAAYFDSDGALTSTQVRAAVFPSARGDRAYDEASVDRFLARAVEVLLSVE, encoded by the coding sequence ATGAGCGACATGTTCCCCAAGGTAGGCCTGCTCAAGCAGGGCTACCGCGTCGAGCAGGTGGACGTCTACTTCGAGACCGCCCACGAGATATACGACGCCGGTGAGCTGGCGGAGATGGACTCCGAGGGGGTGCGTACGGTCGCCTTCGACATCGTCCACGGCGGCTACCGCCCCGACGCCGTCGACGCCGCCCTCGACCGGCTGGAGGCGGCCTTCCTACAGCGTCGGCGCGCCGAGTACGTCGCCGCGAACGGCCGCAAGGCCTGGATGGACCAGGTCGCCCAGCTGGCCACCACCCTTTACCCGCGGTTGCTGCGCCCGGCCGGTGAGCGCTTCGCCCCGGCCAGCAGACAGGGCTACGACAAGGAGGCCGTGGACGCCCTTATGGACCGCATCGCCGCCTACTTCGACTCCGACGGCGCCCTGACCTCCACCCAGGTGCGCGCCGCCGTCTTCCCCTCCGCCCGCGGGGACCGCGCCTACGACGAGGCCAGCGTCGACCGCTTCCTCGCCCGGGCCGTCGAGGTCCTGCTCTCGGTGGAGTGA
- the rlmN gene encoding 23S rRNA (adenine(2503)-C(2))-methyltransferase RlmN, which translates to MSTTHHDAARARGRRSGAARPAAAHRHGDRERVQVLPTDQPPEGATSPDARPRLSFAVPPARGKAPRHLADLDLGGRKQALQEVGLPAFRADQLSRHYFTHFTRDAAAMTDLPAAQREQLCGELLPDLITEVRALRADGGRTIKHLWALHDGVRVESVLMRYRDRTTLCVSSQAGCGMACPFCATGQMGLTRNLTTAEIVEQIRHAAALSEAGGLSGGPARLSNIVFMGMGEPMVNYKNVVGALHRIVDPAPEGFGLSARGVTVSTVGLVPLIRKLAGEGMPVTLAVSLHAPDDELRDALIPVNSKWKVGELLDAAHDYFEATGRRVSIEYALIKDMNDHAWRAQLLADELNRRGHGWAHVNPIPLNPTPGSIWTCSEPEVQDRFVDTLRRAGITTTVRDTRGSDIDGACGQLATEALNQERAADTR; encoded by the coding sequence GTGAGCACCACGCATCATGACGCCGCGCGTGCACGCGGCCGCCGCTCCGGGGCCGCCCGCCCGGCGGCGGCACACCGCCACGGTGATCGGGAACGCGTCCAGGTGCTGCCCACCGACCAGCCGCCGGAGGGCGCCACTAGCCCGGATGCCCGCCCGCGCCTGTCCTTCGCCGTGCCGCCCGCCCGTGGCAAGGCGCCCCGGCACCTGGCCGACTTGGACCTGGGCGGACGCAAGCAGGCCCTGCAGGAGGTCGGCCTGCCCGCCTTCCGCGCCGACCAGCTCTCCCGCCACTACTTCACCCACTTCACTCGCGACGCCGCCGCGATGACTGACCTGCCCGCCGCCCAGCGCGAGCAGTTGTGCGGTGAGCTACTGCCCGACCTGATCACCGAGGTGCGTGCGCTGCGAGCCGACGGCGGCCGCACCATCAAGCATCTGTGGGCCCTGCACGACGGCGTCCGCGTGGAGTCCGTACTCATGCGCTACCGGGACCGCACCACCCTGTGCGTCTCCTCCCAGGCGGGCTGCGGCATGGCCTGCCCCTTCTGCGCCACCGGCCAGATGGGGCTGACTCGGAACCTGACCACTGCGGAGATCGTGGAGCAGATCCGCCACGCCGCCGCCCTGTCCGAGGCGGGCGGCCTGTCCGGCGGCCCCGCCCGCCTGTCCAATATCGTCTTCATGGGCATGGGCGAGCCCATGGTCAACTACAAGAACGTGGTCGGCGCCCTCCATCGGATCGTCGATCCTGCCCCGGAGGGCTTCGGCCTGTCCGCCCGCGGCGTCACCGTCTCCACCGTGGGCCTGGTTCCGCTCATCCGTAAACTTGCCGGCGAGGGGATGCCGGTCACCCTGGCCGTATCACTGCACGCCCCCGACGACGAGTTGCGTGACGCCCTCATCCCCGTCAACTCCAAGTGGAAGGTCGGCGAGTTGTTGGACGCCGCCCACGACTACTTCGAGGCGACCGGCCGGCGCGTGTCCATCGAGTACGCCCTGATCAAGGACATGAACGACCACGCGTGGCGCGCACAGCTGCTGGCCGACGAGCTCAACCGCCGCGGCCACGGCTGGGCCCACGTCAACCCCATCCCCCTGAACCCGACTCCCGGCTCGATCTGGACCTGCTCCGAACCGGAGGTCCAGGACCGCTTCGTCGACACGCTTCGCCGTGCCGGCATCACCACCACTGTGCGAGACACTCGTGGCAGCGACATCGACGGCGCCTGCGGCCAGTTGGCCACCGAGGCGCTCAACCAGGAAAGGGCGGCGGATACCCGATGA
- a CDS encoding phosphatidate cytidylyltransferase has protein sequence MSLLSVLLTPPPTRNRTPLPATGRAGRNLPAAVGVAVVLIGAVLASLVFNKAVFVGVVVLAVCGALWELAGAFARKGIRLPLAPLWMGALGVAVCAWKAGAEVALGAYIATAGACVVWCFLDQAEAESGTVLEEAGHDVLRTEAHDAVRRSRSVDASASVFAATYLPFLAGFAVLLAAQPHGVGKVLMLIALPAANDTGGWLAGINFGKHPMAPRVSPKKSWEGFAGSMVAAVGAGVTCMWALDGPPAAGAVLGATVVVVSTLGDLGESLLKRDLGLKDMGTLLPGHGGLMDRLDSILVAAPVVYVFTLLVG, from the coding sequence GTGAGCCTGCTCTCCGTCCTGCTCACCCCGCCGCCGACGCGCAACCGCACCCCCCTGCCCGCAACCGGCAGGGCCGGGCGCAACCTGCCCGCCGCCGTCGGGGTCGCCGTCGTCCTGATCGGGGCGGTCCTGGCGTCGCTGGTGTTCAACAAGGCCGTGTTCGTCGGAGTGGTGGTGCTCGCGGTTTGCGGCGCCCTGTGGGAGTTGGCAGGCGCCTTCGCCCGTAAGGGAATCCGCCTTCCGCTGGCGCCGCTGTGGATGGGCGCGCTGGGGGTGGCGGTGTGTGCCTGGAAGGCGGGGGCGGAGGTGGCGCTGGGCGCCTACATCGCCACTGCCGGCGCCTGCGTGGTCTGGTGCTTCCTGGACCAGGCCGAGGCCGAGTCCGGCACCGTCCTGGAGGAGGCGGGGCATGACGTGCTGCGCACCGAGGCGCATGACGCCGTGCGGCGCTCCCGCTCCGTGGACGCCTCAGCCTCCGTGTTCGCCGCGACTTATCTGCCGTTCCTTGCCGGGTTCGCCGTGCTGCTGGCCGCCCAGCCTCATGGCGTGGGCAAGGTCTTGATGCTGATCGCCCTGCCGGCCGCCAACGACACCGGCGGCTGGCTGGCGGGCATCAACTTCGGGAAGCACCCCATGGCGCCCCGCGTGTCGCCCAAGAAGTCCTGGGAGGGCTTCGCCGGCTCAATGGTGGCGGCCGTCGGCGCCGGAGTGACCTGCATGTGGGCGCTGGACGGTCCGCCGGCTGCCGGCGCGGTGCTGGGCGCCACGGTGGTGGTCGTCTCCACACTGGGGGACTTGGGGGAGTCCCTGCTCAAGCGCGATCTGGGCCTGAAGGACATGGGCACCCTGCTGCCGGGGCACGGCGGCCTGATGGACCGGCTCGACTCCATCCTGGTGGCCGCTCCGGTCGTCTACGTCTTCACTTTGCTGGTCGGATGA